The following is a genomic window from Spirosoma foliorum.
TATCCGGATACCCTGGCAACTACGCTCCCTCGCTATTACAAAGAAGCTACCGATCGGTATGGGGCCGATACATTAGCCTTGCATGGGCTGGTTCCCTGGCAAATTCAATTGACAAAGTATCAATTGACCGAAGCGTTTAAGCAGAGAAACGTCCGGCGTATCCTGCGCGTAGCTGCCGATTTAGGTCATTATATTGCTGATGCCAACGTGCCGCTACACACCACACGCAATTACAATGGCCAGTTGACCGGCCAGCAGGGAATTCATGGTTTCTGGGAGTCGCGTTTGCCAGAGCTATTTAGTACAGACTATGATTTCCTGACCGGGCAGGCCGAATACATTTATTCGCCCCAGAAAGTAGCCTGGCAAGCAGTATTCAAGGCAAATGCAGCACTTGACTCGGTCTTGCGTTTCGAACAGAAACTGACGGAAGCGATGGGAGAGACGCGGAAATTCGGTTTTGAAGAGCGAAATGGTATTACAACCAAAGTTTATTCGGCCGATTTCTCACAACGCTATCACGACCAATTGAAAGGGCAAGTCGAGCGCCAGATGCGGGCGTCCGTAAAAATGGTCGGTAATTTTTGGTACACCTGTTGGGTAGATGCCGGTCAGCCTGATTTGAGAGCCTTGGCGAAGTATCAGCTTACGGAAGAAGAACAAAAAGAAGAAGCCGAAGAAAAGAAGAGCTGGTTGAAGAGACTGTTTTCGGCAAGGGAGGAGTAATCTGAACCGGGATTTTTATGATTTGACTGACCGACTATGATTTTATTATCTAGCTTTCTTTGAAAGCAAATTCAAAAGAAATCATAGTCGGTCAGTCAAATCATAAAAATCCTGGTTTTAGACCGACAACACCTTCATATACTCAGCATCGTTTTTCATGCTGATCAGTGATGACTCAGGATATTGTTCCTGCTCTACCAGAAAATACTTGATACCGCTGTCTTTAGCTATGCGTAATGTCTTTTTAAAGTCCACGTTACCTTTACCTAGGTCGTTCTGCACAGGCTTGCCGTCTTTCACGGTATAGTCTTTCACGTGGCAAAGCTCGTAGCGTTTGCCATACTTTTTGAGGTGCTCTTCCGTATTTACACCCGCCACATCAATCCAGCACAGATCTAGTTCGAACATGACATATTTAGGATCGGTGTTCTCTAGCAGGACTTCCTGAGGCAGCTTGCCATCGAGGAGACGGAACGAATAGTCGTGGTTGTGATAACCAAATTTCAGCCCGGCCTTCTTCACCTCTTCACCAACTTTGTTGAATTGATCGGCCACTTTCTTCCAATCATCCAACGTTTTTTGTGCACCGTAGTAAGGGCAGAGCAGGTAAGTTAAACCAGCATCATGCGCCATTTCGATACTTTTCTTAAGTTGATCCGGCTTATCGACTTCACCGCGATAATTGAAGTGCGTACTGACCATCTTCACGCCCAGGCCATCGAGGAATGATTTGATTTCCTTTGGCTCCATACCCCACAGAAAACCTTGCGGACCACCATAACTCTCAAATTGCTTATAACCCATCTGAGCCAATTGTGTCATGACGCCCTTAGGATCTTTCGGAATGACATCCCGGACGCTATATAGCTGTGCCCCAAACGGGTTGATGGGCTTGGCAAAAGCATTGGCTAATAAGTCAGATTGACCAAGGGCGAAGGCTCCGGCTGTAAGCAGACCGGATTGTTTAAGAAAACTACGTCGTTGCATAGGTAGAAAAAAGTTTTCGGCTTTAAAACGCAAATATGGCTCGGTTATGCGAATAAAGCTCATTTATGGGAGAAAAGGGAAGAAGGAGGAGGGGGACGAAGGCAGAAGCAGTATTTAATTTCTAATTTATTCTTTTGCTTCTTCCCTTTCCTCCTTCCTCCCTTTCTTCCCCTTCCTGCCTATCTTTGCGGTCTTTCTTCAATACGAATGACATTTTCCAAATTATATCTGCAGGCAGGACGCGATGAGGCTGTTCGGCGTTTCCACCCCTGGGTGTTTTCCAGAGCCATCAGCCGCTACGAGGGTAACCTGAGCGATGGCGATGTAGTAGAGGTCTTTGATAATAAAAACCGATATATCGCTACTGGGCATTATCACGACGGAAGTATTGCCGTGCGTATTTTCTCGTTCGGGGCAACGGCAGGCGGGCCTGTTATTCCCGATTTAGCCTATTGGACGAAGAAACTGGCCCATATTCGCAGCATTCGGCAAGTGATCGTTACTGGCGAAACAAACTGCTACCGACTGGTGCATGGTGAGGGCGATGGCTGTACAGGCCTTATTATAGACATGTATAATGGTGTGGCGGTTGTACAGGCGCACTCCATAGGCATGCACCGCGAACGAGACATCATTGCCGATGCCCTCAAAGACGTTTTTGGGAATGAACTGACTGCCGTTTACGACAAAAGTGCCGATACATTGCCCGACGAATACGGCGCAACGGTTACGAATGGCTACCTTTTTGGCCGAACCCCTGTACCACATCCAGTCCAGGAAAATGGTAATACGTTTCTGGTTGACTGGATTACAGGACAGAAAACAGGATTTTTTCTCGATCAACGCGATAATCGGGCGCTCCTGGCCCAGTACGCTCAGGGCAAGGATGTTCTGAACGCGTTCTGTTATTCGGGTGGGTTTTCGGTGTATGCCCTCAAAGCGGGCGCTAACCTGGTTCATTCGGTTGATGTTTCTCAGAAGGCAATTGGCCTGACTAATCAAAACATTGAGGCCAACTTTGGTGAGACCGACACGCGGCATGAGGCTTATGCAGAAGATGTGATGCATTATCTGAAAGCCCACGATCATAACTATGACGTGGTTGTGCTAGATCCACCTGCTTTTGCCAAAAGCCTTTCGGCGCGGCACCGGGCTGTGCAAGGCTACAAACGATTGAATGCAGAAGGTTTTCGCCGGGTAGCGAAGGGCGGAATTTTATTTACCTTTTCGTGCTCGCAGGTGGTAGACCGAGAGTTGTTTTATAATACAATTGTGGCCGCAGCGATTGAGGCCGGACGTCAGGTTCGTGTGCTACATCATCTGAGTCAACCTGCCGATCACCCTGTTAGTTTATTCCACCCAGAAGGCGGCTACCTGAAAGGGCTAGTGCTTTGGGTAGAGTAATTTTTAGGTTTGTTGGTGGTAGCTTAACGAAATAGATAGGTTTGCTGTTAATATGTAGAAGCAATTAAAGTGCAACCTTTATTGGTCTGATAGATTAACATTAATTGCTTTCCGCTAATTTTGGGTCTCAACCGGTCTGGCACCTCGACGGTCTGATACTTTGGTGACCCGGTCAGTCCTTTCGTATAACCCGATTACATACATAGCTAATTATGGCTGAATTAATCCGAATGCCCAAGATGAGCGACACAATGACTGAAGGCGTCATTGCAGAGTGGCACAAAAAGGTGGGCGATAAAGTAAAATCCGGCGACGTACTGGCCGAAGTTGAAACCGATAAAGCTACGATGGACCTGGAGTCCTACGAAGAAGGTACACTACTTTATATCGGTGTTGAAAAAGGTGCTTCAGTTCCGGTAGATGGCGTTTTGGCTATTATCGGTGCGGATGGCGAAGATTACAAAGCCTTGCTGAATGGAGCAAGTGGTGGTAGCCAGGAAGCGCCTGCTCCTAAGGCAGAGCCAACTCCTGCGCCTGTTGCTGAGTCAGCACCTGTGGCAACCAAAGTGCCTGAACAGAAAGCCGCTCCGGCTGTTCCAGCCGAGAAGGTCAACGCGTCGGTTATTCGGATGCCGAAAATGAGCGATACGATGACCGAAGGCACTATTGTGGCCTGGCATAAAAAAGAAGGTGATACCGTGAAATCGGGCGATGTTCTGGCCGAAGTTGAGACCGACAAGGCCACGATGGACCTCGAAGCATACGAAGAAGGCACACTGCTGTATATCGGAGTAAAAGAAGGTGCATCCGTAGCCGTTGACGACATCATTGCCGTTGTTGGTGAAAAAGGTGCCAACTTCAAAGTTCTGCTGGATGGTGGTGCTGGTCAACAGGCTGCTACCGGCGAAGGCGGAAGCGCTACTGCTCAACAAAATCCACAGGCCAGTGAGCCTGCCAATGCCGATACTGATTTATCATATGCGGGTGGAACGGGTGATGTTTCTGAATCGAATGGTCGGGTGAAAGCATCGCCGTTAGCGAAGCGGATTGCCGAAGATAAAGGCATTAATCTGTCTCAGGTTCATGGTAGCGGTCCCGAAGGTCGTATTGTAAAAAGCGATGTTGAGTCGTTCGTTCCAGGCAAAGCAGCTCCAGCGGCTCAACCTGCTGCTCCTGTTGCGCAACCAACCGCAGCGCCAACACCCGCGGCTCAGCCATCGGCTCCGGCTCCTGTACCAACACCTGCCGGTGATTATGAAGATGTTCCAGTTAGCCAGATGCGGAAAACGATTGCCCGTCGGTTGAGTGAGAGCCTGTTCACGGCTCCACACTTCTACCTGACGATGGAAATCAACATGGACAAGGCGATGGAACTGCGTGGTACGGTCAATGGACTTAGCCCGGTGAAAGTTTCGTTCAACGATTTCGTGATCAAGGCGGCTGCTCTGGCTCTGAAACAACATCCGAATGTCAACTCGTCCTGGCTTGGCGATAAAATCCGGAAGTACAAGTATGTGAATATCGGCGTAGCTGTTGCTGTTGACGAAGGCTTGCTGGTACCCGTTGTTCGGAATGCTGATCAGAAAACACTGTCGACCATTTCGGGCGAAGTAAAAGATCTGGCCGGTAAAGCCAAAGACAAGAAACTCCAGCCGAAAGACTGGGAGGGAAGTACCTTCTCGATCTCGAACCTGGGTATGTTTGGTATCGAAGAATTTACCGCAATCATCAACCCGCCTGATTCCTGTATTCTGGCTGTTGGTGCTATCAAGCAAACAGTTAAGTTCGAAGGCGATGTAGCAAAACCAACGAACGTTATGAAAGTAACGCTCTCTTGCGATCACCGGGTGGTTGATGGAGCTACGGGTTCGGCCTTCCTGCAAACAGTTAAGCAGTTGCTCGAAGATCCAATGCGGATGCTGGTATAAAAAGGAGAAAAGGGAAGAGGGGGAAGAAAGGGAGTAAGTGGTTTTATCCATTCTCCCTTTCTTCCCCCTCTTCCCTTTTCTCCCTCTAAAAATTAGATCGTAGCGGGTTCCATAGCGGCTACCAGCTTTTGTTCTAATACGCCTTTAGACGTAGCGCCAATCACTTTATCGACTAACTGACCATTTTTGAAAACCATCAGTGTAGGAATGCTGCGGATGCCAAATTTGGCAGGTGTTGCTGAGTTCTGGTCAACATCCATTTTAGCAACAATGGCTTTTCCTTCGTATTCGCCAGCAAGCTGTTCAACGATTGGACCTACCATCCGACAAGGGCCACACCATTCGGCCCAGAAGTCTACTAAAACAGGTTTGTCTGAATTTATAAGTTCGCTAAAATTAGCGTCGGTTGCTTCTACGGCATTTGATCCTGCTGCCATGATTGAAATGAGTTTGTTATGTTGAACTTGTTTCATGGACATAAACCCTTTTCATAACGATTAGTTCCGAATTCTACATCACCTTGTTAGCAGCCTTTATTTTCGGGCAATGCGCTGGCGAGCACATTTTCTTAACTGCAGAGGCTTGGTCATGACCGGATTTTTAGCACCTTCTTCAAGACGGCTACGCTCTGTTCCAACTCATCCTCCGTACTCGATGCAAACCCTAATCGCGTGCCGTTGAGCCGCTGACCGGGCGGGTTGTGCGCTATACCATTCGACAGTGACAAACCTTCCTGATCAGCCCGTTGTGCCATTAATTCCATGTCTATCGACGGATCGAATAGCGCCCAAACGGCCATCCCGCCGTCGGGTTTATTAAACTGAATTATGTCCGATAGTTCTGTCGATACTAGTTCGCAGAAATGATCGCGCCGGGCGTGGTACGTGCGTAGCGCTTTGCGGAAATGGCGCTTCAAATCACCTGTTTTGAGCAATTGGCCAATGGCAAACTCAAGCATGGGGTCGCCCTGGCGGTCGATGATGCGCCGAAGTCGGGCCAGCTCGTCAATTACGGCTGTTGGAGCCACTACGTAACCAATTCGAAAGGCGGGGGCTACCGACTTCGTTAGGGAGCCTACATAAACAACCATGCCGTGTTGATCGGCGCTGGCCAGTGGTAAGATCGGGCGACTGAGGTAGTGGAAGTCGTAATCGTAGTCGTCTTCCAGAACAACAAAGCCATATTGTTCAGACAATTGCAAGAGTCGTACACGCCGATCGGCACGCAGTGTTACTGTTGTTGGATAGTGATGATGCGGGTTTACAAAGACCATTCGGATTGGCCGGGCGACACTTCGCTGTTTTTGGCAAAGAATTTCCAGCGCATCCATATCCATCCCATGTTGATCGATGGGAACCGTCAATACCAACGCGCCTGCTTTCTGTATGTTCATCGTGGCGCCTGCCCAGTTCGTTTCGCCCGTTACGACCACATCGCCCAGACGCAATAATACCTGACAGGTCAAATGCAGACCCATGATGCTGCCCCGCGTAATAAGCAGATTATCAGGTGTTGTTCGGAGCCCGCGCGTTTCGTTCAGATGAATCGAAAGTTGCTCTCGAAGCAATCTATTCCCTTTTGTGTCTCCATAGCCAAAGTGTTTCTGCGGATTCCCCCATCGAAAATAGGAACGGTAAGCCCGACTTAGTTCGTCCATTGGAGCCAGCCTGATATCCGGAAACCCATCATCTAACCGTAACCCAGCCTGATTGGTGAGAACAGGCCGATTTAGAAAATTGATTGATTCGAAAGCATAACCCGGTTGTTTATTAGAGATGGCATATCCTTGAGATATACCATCTCTACCCTCTAACACCAAAGGCTGCGGTTTAACTTCTGGCACGTGAGCCGCTACATACGTTCCACTGCCTGAACGACTTTCGAGCCATCCCTGCGCCATCCCTTCGTCGTAAGCGGCTACAATAGTTTGACGATTCAGCGTCAATAATTCCCCCAATTGGCGCGATCCTGGAAGCCGCTGACCGGGCGTCAACATGCCTTTTCGAATGAGCTGCCCAAGCTGATCGCTTAGTTGTAAAAAAACGGGCGTAGTCGACGACTTATCAATCAGAATCAGCGATTTAAAAGGTAGCATAACCGGACTAGCTATTTTCTTGAAATTGGATGATTTTACTAGTCCGGCAAAGGACGACATTTGTTTTGAAAATTACTAGAACACGTAAATAGACGCCAAGGGTGGCGTCTCTACGCTATGCAAACAGCTCGCACAATCCCCAGCCGATTAGCCAAACGCGCTCATTACGACGAGGCTACGATTCACCCTATTCTGGATGAAGCTCTATTTTGTACCGTCAGTTTTGCGGTTGATGGCCAGCCGATGGCTATTCCTACCGCCTTTGCCCGGCAGGATGATAAGTTGTATATCCACGGTTCGGTGGGCAGTCATTTTATTCGCGCTATTGAGCATGGGGCTCCGGTGTGTATTACCGTTATGCTGGCCGATGGGCTCGTGTTAGCCAAATCAGCTTTTCATCATTCGGTCAATTATCGGTCGGTAATAATTTTTGCTAATGCGGAGAAGGTGACGGATGAGACGGAACGAATGAATGCGCTTGCCCTGATCACTGATCATCTGATTCCCAATCGGTGGGGCGATCTGCGCCCAACAACTGACAGCGAAATGCGGAAGACAACGGTACTGGCGTTTTCGCTGGCTGAAGCTTCGGCCAAGCTGCGGACGGGCGGCCCGAGCGATGATCCGGAAGATGAATACCTGCCAACCTGGTCGGGGGTAATTCCGCTGCAAACGGTACGCCTTACTCCGGTCCCAGCTGAGACGAGTCTGGAAACACCTTTGCCTAATTATTTATCATGAGACTTGTTGAATTGACCGCCACGGAAAACTTTGGCTACCGACAGTTTTTGGTAGAGGGCATAAGAAAACATCAGGATTGTTTTCGGAGTACTCCCGCCGACCAACTCAATAAACCTTTCCCGACAAATGGCACAGCAGATAGTTTTACGCTTGGCATGCTCAACACCGCCGATGAATTGGCAGGTGTGGTAAGTTTTCAGCGTGAAGGCCAGTATCATGAGAAATTCAGACACAGAGGCTTACTTTTTGGCATGTATGTAGCCGATAAATACACTGGTCAGGGTTTGGGACGTATTCTGTTAGAAGAAACCATCCGACGGGTGCGCTTAGTGCCTGATATAGAACAGATTAATCTACAGGTTTTGGCGAACAATAGCCGAGCTAAACGCCAATATGAAAAGTTAGGCTTTCGCTCATTTTCGTTCGAGAAAAATGCCATTAAAGACGGAGATATTTATTACGATGAAGAGCTGATGGTACTTTTTTTGACCGACAATACGCACCCATAATTGGTAAAGGGAAATAAACCGTATCGCTTAACCGCATTAACAACGACATCTATGTATACGCCAAAAGCTTTTCAGGAAACAGATCGTGATACATTGTATCAATTCATTCGCGACAATTCGTTTGGTTTATTGGTCTCAACGGGTACTGATGGCATTCCAGTAGCTACCCATATTCCTATCGAACTCCAGCCCGATGCAGCGGGTAAGCTTCAACTAGTGGGGCACCTGTCCAAAGCAAATCCACAAGGGCGATTGTTGGGGAATAATACGCCCGCACTAGCTGTATTTTCAGGCGCACATAGTTATATTTCCTCTTCCTGGTACGATCACGTAAATGTGCCTACCTGGAATTATCTGTCAGTACAGGTGACTGGCCAGACGGACATTTTGTCGGACGACGAAGCGCTGGAAGTTTTACGTCGACAAGTAGATAAATACGAGGCTCATTCGAAATGCCCAGTATCGGTTGAGAGTATGACGGAAGGTTATGTACGGAAAGAAATGCGTGGAATCATAGCGTTTACGATGACAATCGACACCATACAGGGAACGGCTAAACTGAGTCAAAACCGTGACGATAAAAATTATCAGAATATCATTTCTGAACTTCGACAAACGGGGCACGCTGGTGCAAGTGAATTAGCAGATGAAATGGCCGCCCGTCGACCATGATTGTCTGGGCCAAGTTCCAGCTTGGCCTTTGAATTTCATAATGCACGGCCAAGCTGGAACTTGGCCCAGACAAATACCACCATGGCGAAACAACATACTTATGCCTTAACCATCCAATGGACTGGAAATAAGGGAGAAGGGACCAGTACATATCGCTCATACGAACGCAGTCATACGATTTCTGTCGAAAACAAACCAGATTTGCTCGGATCATCGGACCCTTCCTTCCGGGGCGATAAAACAAGGTATAACCCAGAAGAACTCCTGGTTGCCTCGCTATCGAGTTGCCATATGTTGTCGTATCTGCACTTGTGTGCGGTGGCTGGCGTCGTGGTTCTTGACTATACCGATAAGGCTACAGGCACGATGGCCGAAACGCCAGATGGGGGAGGGCACTTTACTGAAGTTACACTATATCCGCTTGTTGTTGTTGCCGAGGAGTCGATGGTGGCTAAAGCAAACGAATTACATCATCAGGCTAACAAACTCTGCTTCATTGCCAATTCCTGCAATTTTCCGGTGCACCACCAACCGACTTGTATTGCAATAAATGTCGTGGAGTCAGATTCTTCAATCTGACTTATAAGGTTTCTCAAAACCTATAGATACAAACAGTAGGTTTTGAGAAACCTATAGTGTCGATTATAAGTAACCGACACCACTATACTAAAGGTCTGAGGATTACTTTTGTTCGTGATAAACCAACACGGGCACTTCTGATTTTTCAATCAGTTTGGCCACATGATTCGGGTGAAACAGACTATCCAGAAAGCCTGATGAAGGATATAACTGCATCACAATCAGGTCGACATGAGCGGTTTCGATTTTGTCTTCTGTCAGAATGAGCAATTGTGCGTCGAACGTATCGACGAGTGAACTGGTCTGGAATGTGACATCCGCATTGGTTGTCTGCGGCTGCATGGCGTAGGCAATTGTATGCACCTGCGCCGGACGAATGGCATGGCCTTCAGGGGTAGTGGGAACAATAAGTACCGGACATTTGGCATCATCGGCTACATCGCTAACGGCACTACCCGCCAATCGGTCGAAAAAAGTGCTCAGATCACTGCGTCCCATCACGATCAAATCGGCCGAGCGTTCCTTGGCGGCATCCAGAATACCATCATCCACAAACCCAATACGCCATTCTACCTCAACTGATAGCCCTTCGGCACGGAGTTCATCAGCTAATTTACCAAGCCGTTCGCGGCTGATATCTTCAATTTCCTGAGAGGCTATAAGTCCCAGTCCCGGATCGCCCATAGTCGGCAATGTGGAATCGGGAACCATAGGTTGAAAAACGTGTAGCAACGTAATGGTTGCACCTGTTTTCCTGGCAAAAAGGCGAACCCAGTCCTGAGCGGCTGTTGTGTTAGCCGAAAAATCGGTAGGGAATAGTAAGTTGGTCATAAAACGTTTACGGTTTTTGGTATATAGTTTTCGGTGGTCGACGCATCACCAAAAACTATATACCAAAAACCGTAAACCTCCAACTATGTTTAACGTCTGCCCGGTGTTGGCGGTGGGGTAATGATACCACTCGAATCGCCACCTCGGTTCATTGTTTCAACGGCGAGTAACTGCTTCATGGTTTTCTCCATACCCTCGGTTGAGCCATCAAGGAAAATAACATTGCCCTTTCCGTTCTCGGCAAAATGCTTGATGGCTTCCGTCCAGATCGAGAATAGAATCAGCGATGCATCCAGATTGGCTTCGTTCATCACTTTAGCGGATTCGGCCATCCCCTTGGCAACTTCTTCCCGGAATAAAGCCACGCCCTGACCGCGTAGTTGAGATGCCGTTTTCTCGGCTTCGGCCGAAATCTGAATCGCATTCCCTTCGGCTTGGGCAGCTTTTGTTTTGGTAATCAGTAACGCCTGTCCTTCGTTTTCAGCGGCTGCTTTCAAGTTGGAAGAGGCCACTACCTGCGCCATCGACCGCAT
Proteins encoded in this region:
- a CDS encoding GNAT family N-acetyltransferase, which codes for MRLVELTATENFGYRQFLVEGIRKHQDCFRSTPADQLNKPFPTNGTADSFTLGMLNTADELAGVVSFQREGQYHEKFRHRGLLFGMYVADKYTGQGLGRILLEETIRRVRLVPDIEQINLQVLANNSRAKRQYEKLGFRSFSFEKNAIKDGDIYYDEELMVLFLTDNTHP
- a CDS encoding pyridoxamine 5'-phosphate oxidase family protein — encoded protein: MQTARTIPSRLAKRAHYDEATIHPILDEALFCTVSFAVDGQPMAIPTAFARQDDKLYIHGSVGSHFIRAIEHGAPVCITVMLADGLVLAKSAFHHSVNYRSVIIFANAEKVTDETERMNALALITDHLIPNRWGDLRPTTDSEMRKTTVLAFSLAEASAKLRTGGPSDDPEDEYLPTWSGVIPLQTVRLTPVPAETSLETPLPNYLS
- a CDS encoding class I SAM-dependent rRNA methyltransferase; this translates as MTFSKLYLQAGRDEAVRRFHPWVFSRAISRYEGNLSDGDVVEVFDNKNRYIATGHYHDGSIAVRIFSFGATAGGPVIPDLAYWTKKLAHIRSIRQVIVTGETNCYRLVHGEGDGCTGLIIDMYNGVAVVQAHSIGMHRERDIIADALKDVFGNELTAVYDKSADTLPDEYGATVTNGYLFGRTPVPHPVQENGNTFLVDWITGQKTGFFLDQRDNRALLAQYAQGKDVLNAFCYSGGFSVYALKAGANLVHSVDVSQKAIGLTNQNIEANFGETDTRHEAYAEDVMHYLKAHDHNYDVVVLDPPAFAKSLSARHRAVQGYKRLNAEGFRRVAKGGILFTFSCSQVVDRELFYNTIVAAAIEAGRQVRVLHHLSQPADHPVSLFHPEGGYLKGLVLWVE
- a CDS encoding OsmC family protein yields the protein MAKQHTYALTIQWTGNKGEGTSTYRSYERSHTISVENKPDLLGSSDPSFRGDKTRYNPEELLVASLSSCHMLSYLHLCAVAGVVVLDYTDKATGTMAETPDGGGHFTEVTLYPLVVVAEESMVAKANELHHQANKLCFIANSCNFPVHHQPTCIAINVVESDSSI
- a CDS encoding aminotransferase-like domain-containing protein — protein: MLPFKSLILIDKSSTTPVFLQLSDQLGQLIRKGMLTPGQRLPGSRQLGELLTLNRQTIVAAYDEGMAQGWLESRSGSGTYVAAHVPEVKPQPLVLEGRDGISQGYAISNKQPGYAFESINFLNRPVLTNQAGLRLDDGFPDIRLAPMDELSRAYRSYFRWGNPQKHFGYGDTKGNRLLREQLSIHLNETRGLRTTPDNLLITRGSIMGLHLTCQVLLRLGDVVVTGETNWAGATMNIQKAGALVLTVPIDQHGMDMDALEILCQKQRSVARPIRMVFVNPHHHYPTTVTLRADRRVRLLQLSEQYGFVVLEDDYDYDFHYLSRPILPLASADQHGMVVYVGSLTKSVAPAFRIGYVVAPTAVIDELARLRRIIDRQGDPMLEFAIGQLLKTGDLKRHFRKALRTYHARRDHFCELVSTELSDIIQFNKPDGGMAVWALFDPSIDMELMAQRADQEGLSLSNGIAHNPPGQRLNGTRLGFASSTEDELEQSVAVLKKVLKIRS
- a CDS encoding pyruvate dehydrogenase complex dihydrolipoamide acetyltransferase, yielding MAELIRMPKMSDTMTEGVIAEWHKKVGDKVKSGDVLAEVETDKATMDLESYEEGTLLYIGVEKGASVPVDGVLAIIGADGEDYKALLNGASGGSQEAPAPKAEPTPAPVAESAPVATKVPEQKAAPAVPAEKVNASVIRMPKMSDTMTEGTIVAWHKKEGDTVKSGDVLAEVETDKATMDLEAYEEGTLLYIGVKEGASVAVDDIIAVVGEKGANFKVLLDGGAGQQAATGEGGSATAQQNPQASEPANADTDLSYAGGTGDVSESNGRVKASPLAKRIAEDKGINLSQVHGSGPEGRIVKSDVESFVPGKAAPAAQPAAPVAQPTAAPTPAAQPSAPAPVPTPAGDYEDVPVSQMRKTIARRLSESLFTAPHFYLTMEINMDKAMELRGTVNGLSPVKVSFNDFVIKAAALALKQHPNVNSSWLGDKIRKYKYVNIGVAVAVDEGLLVPVVRNADQKTLSTISGEVKDLAGKAKDKKLQPKDWEGSTFSISNLGMFGIEEFTAIINPPDSCILAVGAIKQTVKFEGDVAKPTNVMKVTLSCDHRVVDGATGSAFLQTVKQLLEDPMRMLV
- a CDS encoding FMN-binding negative transcriptional regulator, giving the protein MYTPKAFQETDRDTLYQFIRDNSFGLLVSTGTDGIPVATHIPIELQPDAAGKLQLVGHLSKANPQGRLLGNNTPALAVFSGAHSYISSSWYDHVNVPTWNYLSVQVTGQTDILSDDEALEVLRRQVDKYEAHSKCPVSVESMTEGYVRKEMRGIIAFTMTIDTIQGTAKLSQNRDDKNYQNIISELRQTGHAGASELADEMAARRP
- a CDS encoding sugar phosphate isomerase/epimerase family protein, encoding MQRRSFLKQSGLLTAGAFALGQSDLLANAFAKPINPFGAQLYSVRDVIPKDPKGVMTQLAQMGYKQFESYGGPQGFLWGMEPKEIKSFLDGLGVKMVSTHFNYRGEVDKPDQLKKSIEMAHDAGLTYLLCPYYGAQKTLDDWKKVADQFNKVGEEVKKAGLKFGYHNHDYSFRLLDGKLPQEVLLENTDPKYVMFELDLCWIDVAGVNTEEHLKKYGKRYELCHVKDYTVKDGKPVQNDLGKGNVDFKKTLRIAKDSGIKYFLVEQEQYPESSLISMKNDAEYMKVLSV
- a CDS encoding universal stress protein, which produces MTNLLFPTDFSANTTAAQDWVRLFARKTGATITLLHVFQPMVPDSTLPTMGDPGLGLIASQEIEDISRERLGKLADELRAEGLSVEVEWRIGFVDDGILDAAKERSADLIVMGRSDLSTFFDRLAGSAVSDVADDAKCPVLIVPTTPEGHAIRPAQVHTIAYAMQPQTTNADVTFQTSSLVDTFDAQLLILTEDKIETAHVDLIVMQLYPSSGFLDSLFHPNHVAKLIEKSEVPVLVYHEQK
- a CDS encoding zinc dependent phospholipase C family protein codes for the protein MGNHGRPVWGFYAHQQINRLAVFTLPVEMMPFFKKHIGFLADNAVNPDKRRYAVVGEAPRHFIDLDAYPDTLATTLPRYYKEATDRYGADTLALHGLVPWQIQLTKYQLTEAFKQRNVRRILRVAADLGHYIADANVPLHTTRNYNGQLTGQQGIHGFWESRLPELFSTDYDFLTGQAEYIYSPQKVAWQAVFKANAALDSVLRFEQKLTEAMGETRKFGFEERNGITTKVYSADFSQRYHDQLKGQVERQMRASVKMVGNFWYTCWVDAGQPDLRALAKYQLTEEEQKEEAEEKKSWLKRLFSAREE
- the trxA gene encoding thioredoxin: MAAGSNAVEATDANFSELINSDKPVLVDFWAEWCGPCRMVGPIVEQLAGEYEGKAIVAKMDVDQNSATPAKFGIRSIPTLMVFKNGQLVDKVIGATSKGVLEQKLVAAMEPATI